A DNA window from Chiroxiphia lanceolata isolate bChiLan1 chromosome 6, bChiLan1.pri, whole genome shotgun sequence contains the following coding sequences:
- the LOC116787830 gene encoding cytosolic phospholipase A2 epsilon-like, whose amino-acid sequence MGSSAYSPLDRFIRANPHRKVGIRRRNHERPYSTEDELEVPQLCCLTVTIISMRNVRKADLWSQTDCYVKLWLPTASCQEARTRTVCNCRNPVWNETFHFVIQSEIKNILEMTVCDEDIFTPDDQLMTVRFDVAKIQPGEKIHLNFELNTENQEELEVEFLLENIPGVSEKIITNGVLVSREVSCLEVHVNETKMKNSYMGRDFTFTMKGSYEETQDVSIGPHSRRGSSETTRFHYIKHSQPRLLMTLPKEHVFCCHGSARREMGVSSPLAVPLHSLDLGKEVTVMRGESYEVSVNEENGCKNLDVRLGFDLCAEERDFICKRKKVVAAALKNVLHLDEDLQEDEQVPVVAVVTTAGGVRSMTAMFGSLLALQELGVLDCISYISGLSATTWTMSKLYEDANWSQKDLRGPISDIRKHVIKSKLHCFSLDDMKYYENELCERKQEGHKVSFTDLWGLFINRMLHNQKSTQKLSDQQLAVNRGQNPLPVYLSLNVKDNFSTLDFKEWVEFTPYEVGLLKYGAFVRSEDFGSEFFMGHRMKKIPESHICFLEGTWSNIFSQNFMDAVYLSGHSEDFWHRWTRDTEHDIEENPALPKKPHEQATCLSIPKGYPSNTLREMMTGRPVVSTYHNFLKGLQLHKKYLENESFCMWKDTVLDSSPNQLNEMGDYLKLIDTAFFINTSCPPILRPERKVDVILHLNYSGGSQTLPLDLFSEYCLEHGIPFPSTELSQEDREHLKECYVFEDSLEAPILAFFPLVCDTFQKYKAPNVERSPTEMEQGRVDVSNCTAPYGTGLLTYSEENFNKLLNLCCYNILNNKHLILQALQTAVERKKRFKNYSSPHSHKFS is encoded by the exons atgggATCATCAGCTTATTCCCCTCTG GATCGATTCATCCGAGCAAACCCACACAGGAAGGTTGGAATCAGGAGGAGGAATCATGAAAGGCCATATAGCACTGAAGATGAG CTGGAAGTACCTCAGTTGTGCTGTCTTACTGTAACAATTATAAGCATGAGAAATGTCCGCAAAGCAGATCTGT GGAGCCAAACTGATTGCTATGTCAAGCTGTGGCTGCCAACAGCTTCATGTCAGGAAGCCCGGACAAGAACTGTATGCAACTGCAGGAATCCTGTCTGGAATGAAACTTTCCACTTCGTGATACAAAGTGAAATAAAG AACATCCTGGAGATGACAGTCTGTGATGAGGATATTTTTACGCCGGATGATCAGCTTATGACTGTTCGCTTTGATGTAGCTAAAATCCAACCTGGAGAAAAAATTCACTTGAATTTTGAGTTGAATACAGAG aaccAGGAAGAACTAGAAGTGGAATTTCTACTGGAAAACAT ccCAGGTGTATCTGAGAAGATCATTACTAATGGCGTACTAgtg TCTCGCGAAGTTTCCTGTTTGGAAGTACATgtgaatgaaacaaaaatgaagaacTCTTACATGG GCAGAGATTTCACGTTCACAATGAAAGGATCCTATGAAGAAACCCAGGATGTTTCCATAGGTCCTCACTCCAGACGGGGAAGCAGTGAAACCACTAGGTTCCACTATATCAAGCACAGTCAACCCAGACTGCTCATGACACTGCCAAAGGAGCATGTTTTCTGTTGT CATGGCTCAGCTAGAAGGGAAATGGGTGTAAGTAGtcccctggctgtgcctctCCATTCCCTGGACTTGGGAAAGGAAGTGACAGTCATGAGA GGGGAATCTTATGAAGTGTCTGTGAACGAGGAAAATGG TTGCAAAAATTTAGATGTGCGCTTGGGGTTTGATCTATGTGCAGAAGAGCGGGATTTCATctgtaaaaggaagaaagtggTTGCTGCCGCtctgaaaaatgttcttcatcTAGATGAAGACCTGCAGGAAGATGAG CAGGTGCCAGTGGTGGCAGTCGTGACCACAGCAGGGGGAGTGCGATCCATGACAGCTATGTTTGGCAGTCTTCTGGCTCTCCAGGAGTTAGGTGTTTTGGATTGTATCTCATACATCAGTGGTTTATCTGCCACAACATG GACCATGTCAAAGTTATATGAAGATGCAAATTGGTCACAGAAGGATCTCAGAGGGCCAATTAGTGATATCAGGAAACATGTGATCAAGAGCAAGCTGCACTGTTTCTCGCTGGATGATATGAAATACTATGAAAATGAGCTTTGTGAGAGAAAGCAAGAGGGGCATAAGGTGTCCTTTACAGATTTATGGGGACTCTTCATTAATCGTATGCTACATAATCAg aaaagtacTCAAAAACTCTCAGATCAGCAACTAGCAGTAAATCGGGGGCAGAATCCACTACCTGTATACCTGTCCCTCAATGTCAAGGATAACTTTAGCACTTTGGATTTTAAAG AGTGGGTGGAGTTCACACCTTACGAGGTGGGTCTCCTGAAATATGGAGCCTTCGTTCGTTCAGAAGATTTTGGTAGTGAGTTCTTCATGGGTCATCGGATGAAGAAGATCCCAGAGTCCCACATCTGCTTCTTGGAAG gcACATGGAGTAATATATTTTCCCAGAATTTTATGGATGCTGTCTATCTCTCGGGTCATTCAGAGGATTTCTGGCACAGATGGACCCGAGACACTGAGCATGACATTG aggagaaccctgctctgcccaagAAGCCGCATGAACAGGCAACTTGTTTATCCATTCCCAAAGGTTACCCTTCTAATACTCTTCGAGAAATGATGACTGGACGGCCAGTGGTTTCAACTTACCATAATTTTCTCAAGGGCTTGCAGCTACATAAAAAGTATTTAGAGAATGAGAGCTTTTGCATGTGGAAAG ATACAGTGTTGGATTCTTCTCCCAACCAGCTAAATGAAATGGGTGACTACCTCAAACTGATAGATACAGCCTTCTTCATCAACACCAGCTGCCCACCCATTCTGAGGCCAGAGAGAAAAGTGGATGTCATTCTGCATTTAAATTACAGTGGAGGATCACAGACTCTG CCGCTGGACCTATTCTCAGAGTACTGTTTGGAGCATGGTATCCCATTCCCCAGCACGGAGCTGAGCCAGGAAGACCGGGAACATCTGAAGGAGTGCTATGTGTTTGAGGATAGCTTAGAGGCACCAATCTTGGCCTTTTTTCCACTGGTGTGTGATACTTTCCAAAAATACAAGGCACCAA ATGTGGAGCGCAGTCCCACAGagatggagcagggaagagtAGACGTGTCCAACTGTACTGCTCCGTATGGCACTGGTCTGCTTACGTATAGCGAAGAGAATTTCAATAAGCTGCTTAACCTGTGCTGCTACAATATCCTGAATAATAAACACTTAATTCTTCAGGCTTTGCAAACTGCAGTGGAACGAAAGAAGCGATTTAAAAACTATTCATCACCTCATTCACATAAATTCTCTTAA